From Scytonema millei VB511283, the proteins below share one genomic window:
- the hisB gene encoding imidazoleglycerol-phosphate dehydratase HisB: MQISDRPSINELTFAARTASVRRTTGETDVQVTLNLDGTGKCTAATGIPFLDHMLHQIASHGLFDLEVKATGDIEIDDHHTNEDVGITLGQAFHQALGDRKGIIRFGHFLAPLDEALIQVALDFSGRPHLSYGLQIPTQRVGTYDTQLVREFFVALVNHSQMTLHIRQLDGINSHHIIEATFKALARSLRMAVEIDPRRAGNIPSSKGVL, translated from the coding sequence ATGCAGATTAGCGATCGCCCCTCAATTAACGAACTCACATTTGCCGCACGGACTGCTTCTGTCCGCCGGACTACAGGCGAAACCGATGTCCAAGTCACGCTGAATTTAGATGGAACGGGTAAATGCACTGCGGCGACGGGAATCCCATTTTTAGACCACATGCTGCATCAAATAGCTTCCCACGGACTATTCGATTTGGAAGTCAAGGCGACAGGCGATATTGAAATTGACGACCACCACACGAATGAAGATGTAGGAATTACCCTGGGACAAGCTTTTCACCAAGCTTTAGGCGATCGCAAGGGTATCATCCGCTTTGGGCATTTTCTCGCCCCCCTGGATGAGGCATTAATTCAGGTTGCTTTAGATTTTTCCGGTCGTCCCCATCTCAGTTATGGACTGCAAATTCCCACCCAACGAGTCGGAACCTACGATACTCAACTGGTGCGGGAATTCTTTGTAGCGCTGGTTAACCACAGTCAAATGACGCTGCATATTCGTCAACTCGATGGGATTAACTCTCACCATATTATTGAAGCAACTTTTAAAGCTTTGGCGCGATCGCTCCGCATGGCTGTAGAAATCGATCCGCGTCGAGCTGGTAATATCCCTAGTTCCAAGGGCGTGTTGTAA
- a CDS encoding serine/threonine-protein kinase: MTTALLNNRYQTIKLLGAGGFGETFLAADTYLPSRRPCVVKQLKPVANDLQLYQIIQERFQREAATLEALSAGSDQIPKLYAYFSENGQFYLIQEWIEGETLTRKVTSEGVLSEATVWKILVSLLKVLHYVHSKGIIYRDIKPDNIILRQPDCQPVMIDFGAVKETMATAIAAQGRSIYTMVLGTPGFMAPEQAVGRPIYASDIYSLGMTAIYLLTGKLPQELEVDPHTERAIWQQYAANVSPSLAAVLNKAVEYQPRDRYSTAIKMLNDLQSVDTISSCQEVDRDAIAPTHQQTLETQTIPPPTIRQSSGKKQKYLIFGGLLIGGLLSTATVFSFVPQPAPRSSVLPASPPTPVTTDRSPQPPLQRRATDQNSPASPVAARSPQPPLQRRATDQNSPQSSLQRGGATDRNSIQPPLLRGARGDRDRDIPGFPIGTTENVVKAALGNPTKTSRGLWVNTRAAIYDIEPERITLGYLFDRTSGRLRQTEVSFAQSVAPETMQTTLQRMLRDRIAPEITKGLQQVYQRRTNRYSFRQGQLKGAIERNSRDRIYIGIWDANLHD, from the coding sequence ATGACAACTGCGTTACTCAATAATCGCTATCAAACAATTAAATTACTGGGAGCAGGCGGCTTTGGCGAAACTTTTCTGGCAGCAGATACATATTTGCCGTCTCGCCGTCCTTGCGTAGTTAAGCAACTCAAACCCGTAGCAAACGATTTGCAACTGTATCAAATCATTCAAGAGAGGTTCCAGCGTGAGGCTGCAACCTTGGAAGCTTTGAGTGCAGGTAGCGATCAAATTCCTAAGTTGTACGCCTACTTTAGCGAAAACGGACAGTTTTACCTGATTCAGGAGTGGATTGAGGGTGAAACTCTCACGAGAAAAGTTACATCTGAAGGGGTGCTGAGCGAAGCAACTGTCTGGAAAATCTTAGTGAGTCTACTTAAAGTTCTACATTACGTCCATAGTAAGGGAATTATTTATCGCGATATTAAGCCAGACAATATTATTTTGCGTCAGCCAGATTGCCAGCCAGTCATGATTGATTTTGGCGCGGTTAAGGAAACAATGGCAACGGCGATCGCGGCTCAAGGTAGATCGATTTATACAATGGTGCTGGGCACTCCTGGCTTCATGGCTCCAGAACAAGCCGTAGGGCGACCGATCTACGCCAGCGATATTTACAGTTTGGGCATGACAGCTATTTATCTTTTGACTGGTAAGTTACCGCAAGAGTTAGAGGTTGACCCGCATACCGAAAGAGCGATCTGGCAGCAATACGCGGCAAACGTGAGTCCTAGTTTAGCCGCCGTGCTGAATAAAGCAGTTGAGTATCAGCCACGCGATCGCTACTCAACTGCGATTAAAATGCTTAACGATTTGCAATCTGTAGATACTATATCCTCCTGCCAGGAAGTCGATCGAGATGCGATCGCTCCCACTCACCAGCAGACTTTAGAAACTCAAACTATACCCCCTCCTACAATTCGACAGAGTTCGGGCAAAAAGCAGAAATATCTGATTTTCGGTGGGCTGCTTATTGGTGGATTGCTCAGTACTGCTACAGTTTTTAGTTTCGTTCCCCAGCCAGCACCGCGATCGTCTGTGCTGCCAGCATCGCCGCCTACACCCGTAACAACGGATAGATCCCCCCAACCCCCCTTACAAAGGAGGGCGACAGACCAAAACTCTCCCGCTAGTCCCGTAGCTGCTCGATCCCCCCAACCCCCCTTACAAAGGAGGGCGACAGACCAAAACTCTCCACAATCCTCCTTACAAAGGGGGGGGGCGACAGACCGAAACTCTATACAACCCCCCTTATTAAGGGGGGCTAGAGGGGATCGAGATCGAGATATACCTGGATTTCCGATTGGTACTACTGAAAATGTAGTCAAAGCAGCATTAGGCAATCCTACAAAAACGAGTAGAGGTCTTTGGGTTAACACCCGTGCGGCAATTTACGATATCGAGCCAGAACGCATTACGCTCGGTTATTTATTCGATCGCACTTCTGGACGGTTGCGTCAAACTGAAGTCTCTTTTGCTCAATCAGTCGCGCCGGAAACTATGCAAACAACACTACAGCGAATGTTACGCGATCGAATCGCACCTGAAATTACCAAAGGATTGCAACAAGTTTATCAGCGCCGGACTAACAGATATTCTTTTCGTCAAGGTCAACTAAAAGGAGCGATCGAACGTAATAGCCGCGATCGCATTTACATCGGCATCTGGGATGCAAATTTACATGATTAA
- the rplK gene encoding 50S ribosomal protein L11, translated as MAKKVVAVIKLALNAGKANPAPPVGPALGQHGVNIMMFCKEYNARTADQAGMVIPVEISVFEDRSFTFVLKTPPASVLIRKAAGIERGSNEPNKKRVGSISTAQLREIAQTKLPDLNANDIDAAMKIVAGTAKNMGVNVTE; from the coding sequence ATGGCAAAGAAAGTAGTTGCGGTCATTAAGCTGGCGTTGAATGCTGGTAAAGCTAACCCAGCACCGCCAGTCGGACCAGCGCTAGGTCAGCATGGCGTGAATATTATGATGTTCTGCAAAGAATACAACGCCAGAACCGCCGACCAAGCAGGAATGGTCATTCCCGTAGAAATTTCGGTGTTTGAAGACAGAAGCTTTACCTTTGTCCTCAAAACTCCCCCTGCTTCCGTATTGATTCGTAAAGCCGCAGGGATCGAGCGCGGGTCTAACGAGCCAAATAAAAAGCGAGTTGGTTCGATTTCAACAGCTCAATTGCGAGAAATCGCCCAAACGAAGCTACCAGACCTTAACGCTAACGATATCGATGCCGCGATGAAAATTGTGGCAGGAACGGCGAAAAACATGGGCGTAAACGTCACCGAGTAG
- the rplA gene encoding 50S ribosomal protein L1 yields MAKKVSRRLRSLQEKVEDRAYAPIEALQLLKETATAKFPEAAEAHIRLGIDPKYTDQQLRTTVVLPKGTGQEVRVAVIARGEKVTEASNAGADIVGSEELITEIQNGRMDFDKLIATPDVMPQVARLGKLLGPRGLMPSPKGGTVTFDIASAISEFKAGKLEFRADRTGIVHVMFGKAAFPAEDLLVNLKALQETIDRNRPSGAKGRYWRTIFVSATMGPAIEVEISGLRDLKMAEAA; encoded by the coding sequence ATGGCAAAGAAAGTATCGAGAAGATTGCGATCGCTGCAAGAGAAAGTAGAAGATCGGGCTTATGCGCCGATTGAAGCGTTGCAATTATTAAAAGAAACCGCTACAGCTAAGTTTCCCGAAGCTGCAGAAGCACATATACGGTTGGGAATCGATCCGAAATATACAGACCAACAGCTCAGAACGACAGTCGTACTACCCAAAGGTACGGGTCAAGAAGTTCGCGTTGCCGTGATTGCTAGAGGTGAAAAGGTCACGGAAGCGAGCAATGCAGGAGCAGATATCGTTGGCTCTGAGGAATTAATTACCGAAATTCAAAACGGTAGAATGGACTTTGACAAACTCATCGCTACACCTGATGTTATGCCCCAAGTGGCAAGATTGGGTAAGTTGTTGGGTCCACGCGGTTTGATGCCATCGCCGAAAGGGGGAACAGTAACATTTGACATCGCCAGCGCGATCTCGGAGTTCAAAGCTGGTAAACTAGAATTTCGTGCCGATCGTACGGGAATCGTTCACGTCATGTTTGGGAAAGCAGCTTTCCCCGCCGAAGATTTGCTAGTCAATTTGAAGGCGCTACAAGAAACTATCGATCGTAACCGTCCCTCTGGTGCAAAAGGTCGTTACTGGCGAACCATCTTTGTGTCTGCTACGATGGGACCCGCAATTGAAGTTGAAATCAGCGGCTTGCGAGATCTCAAGATGGCAGAAGCAGCGTAG
- a CDS encoding DUF4089 domain-containing protein — MDEQQLDLAEYVDLMALVLDLPIPAAYRSGVVDNFAKIKAIAQIVHDFAIPEDIEAATVFEP; from the coding sequence ATGGACGAGCAGCAGTTAGATTTAGCTGAATATGTCGATCTCATGGCGCTGGTGTTGGATTTACCAATCCCAGCTGCTTATCGGTCGGGCGTGGTAGATAATTTTGCCAAGATAAAAGCGATCGCCCAGATCGTCCATGATTTTGCTATACCAGAAGATATTGAGGCAGCTACAGTGTTTGAACCCTAA
- a CDS encoding folate/biopterin family MFS transporter — translation MLISASGLSKVKDSLKEKIFFGQEPSTELIAILTVYFVQGILGLARLAVSFFFKDELGLSPAEVSSLLGIVALPWIIKPVFGFVSDGLPIFGYRRRPYLILSGILGAISWVSMATVVHTPMAAVGAIALGSLSVAVSDVIVDSLVVERARVESQADAGSLQSLCWGTSAFGGLITAYFSGWLLEHFSTRTVFLITATFPLIVSFIAWFITEVPVSKTENSQAFANWSSVNTQIKQLRQAIAQRTIWLPTAFIFLWQATPTADAAFFFFTTNELGFEPEFLGRVRLVTSIASLVGVWIFQRFLKGVSFRVIFGWSTLFSAVLGMSMLLLVTHTNRSLGIDDRWFSLGDSLVLTVMGQIAYMPVLVLAARLCPPGVEATLFALLMSVSNLASLASYQMGAILMRWFGISQNNFDLLWLLVVITNLSTLLPLPFLSWLPAKEEITAASGQPAIAPDATDNKEIGQTLLPNLSELVPSSLRQEPVEEPAE, via the coding sequence ATGCTGATTTCCGCGTCTGGCTTGTCCAAGGTAAAAGACTCGTTAAAAGAAAAGATTTTCTTCGGTCAAGAACCCAGTACGGAGTTAATCGCAATCCTGACTGTCTACTTCGTTCAGGGAATTCTAGGCTTAGCCCGCCTTGCCGTCAGCTTTTTCTTCAAGGATGAACTGGGATTGAGTCCAGCCGAAGTCTCGTCCTTATTAGGCATTGTGGCACTTCCCTGGATTATCAAACCAGTATTTGGCTTTGTCTCTGATGGTTTACCCATTTTTGGCTATCGCCGCCGTCCTTACCTGATCTTATCAGGCATTTTAGGGGCTATTTCCTGGGTGAGTATGGCGACAGTCGTACATACGCCAATGGCAGCTGTAGGGGCGATCGCGCTAGGCTCTTTATCAGTTGCCGTCAGCGACGTGATTGTAGACTCTTTGGTGGTAGAACGAGCAAGAGTCGAATCTCAAGCTGATGCGGGTTCGCTGCAGTCTCTATGTTGGGGAACTTCAGCCTTTGGTGGTTTAATTACAGCTTATTTCAGCGGCTGGCTGCTAGAACATTTCAGCACCCGCACGGTATTTTTGATTACGGCAACTTTTCCCCTCATAGTTTCTTTCATTGCTTGGTTTATTACCGAAGTCCCAGTCAGCAAAACAGAGAACTCGCAAGCGTTTGCCAACTGGTCTAGTGTCAATACTCAAATTAAACAACTACGACAAGCGATCGCCCAAAGAACAATTTGGCTTCCTACTGCCTTTATTTTCCTCTGGCAAGCCACTCCCACGGCTGATGCAGCCTTCTTTTTCTTCACCACCAATGAATTAGGGTTTGAACCAGAATTTCTAGGTAGGGTGCGCTTGGTGACGAGTATCGCTTCCCTCGTTGGCGTGTGGATCTTTCAGCGCTTCCTCAAAGGTGTCTCCTTCCGCGTCATTTTTGGTTGGAGTACTTTATTTTCAGCAGTTTTGGGTATGAGTATGCTGCTCTTAGTTACCCATACCAATCGCAGTTTAGGAATTGACGATCGCTGGTTTAGTTTGGGCGATAGTCTTGTCCTCACGGTGATGGGACAAATTGCCTACATGCCTGTTTTGGTGTTGGCAGCAAGACTTTGCCCTCCAGGAGTAGAAGCAACCCTGTTTGCCTTGTTAATGTCTGTATCAAACCTTGCTTCCTTGGCTTCCTATCAAATGGGAGCAATTTTGATGCGGTGGTTTGGCATTTCTCAGAATAACTTCGATTTGCTCTGGCTTCTGGTAGTCATTACTAACTTATCAACACTTTTACCCCTGCCATTTTTAAGCTGGCTACCTGCTAAAGAAGAAATTACTGCTGCTAGCGGACAACCTGCGATCGCTCCAGATGCAACTGACAATAAGGAGATCGGGCAAACTTTGCTACCTAACTTGTCAGAGTTAGTACCATCTTCTTTGCGACAAGAACCAGTCGAAGAACCTGCCGAGTGA
- the nusG gene encoding transcription termination/antitermination protein NusG, which produces MTFATDEPGDSRREEEATPAISDTADRKPRWYAVQVASGCEKRVKADLERRAQTFDVSERIFQVEIPQSKAFKIRKDGSRQETDEKVFPGYVLVKMAMDDETWQVVKNTSHVINFVGAEQKRGSGRGRGHVKPLPLSPPEVERIFKQAQEQEPVVKINLAAGDRIIVLTGPFKDFEGEVVEVSPERSKLKALLSIFGRDTPVELEFNQVQKQG; this is translated from the coding sequence ATGACTTTTGCAACAGACGAGCCAGGTGACTCTCGCCGCGAAGAAGAGGCAACACCAGCGATCTCTGACACAGCAGATCGCAAGCCGCGTTGGTATGCCGTACAAGTCGCCTCTGGCTGTGAAAAGCGCGTGAAAGCAGACTTAGAGCGACGGGCGCAGACATTCGACGTATCCGAGCGCATTTTTCAAGTAGAAATTCCGCAAAGTAAAGCCTTCAAAATCCGTAAAGATGGCAGTAGGCAAGAAACAGATGAAAAAGTGTTTCCTGGTTACGTGCTAGTCAAAATGGCGATGGATGATGAAACGTGGCAGGTGGTGAAAAATACCTCTCACGTCATTAACTTTGTGGGAGCCGAACAAAAGCGTGGTAGCGGTCGCGGTCGCGGTCACGTTAAACCCCTACCCCTCAGTCCCCCAGAAGTAGAAAGAATCTTTAAGCAAGCTCAGGAACAGGAGCCAGTGGTCAAAATCAATTTGGCAGCTGGAGATCGAATTATCGTGTTAACTGGTCCGTTTAAAGACTTTGAAGGCGAAGTGGTGGAAGTCAGTCCAGAACGGAGTAAGCTAAAAGCTTTGCTCTCAATTTTCGGACGGGACACGCCCGTAGAATTGGAGTTCAATCAGGTTCAGAAACAAGGCTAG
- the rplJ gene encoding 50S ribosomal protein L10, with protein sequence MGRTIENKKEIVEDLKATLSESQLALVINYQGLSVAEITDLRRRLRPTGTVCKVTKNTLMGIAISGQDNWLAMEELLQGSSAFLLVKEDISGAIKAYQDFQKASKKTELRGGVMEGRLLKEADVKALGDLPSKEQLMAQIAGAINALATKVAVGINEVPSSLARGIQAYADKDGSAATETDAAA encoded by the coding sequence ATGGGTAGAACCATAGAAAACAAAAAAGAGATTGTAGAGGATCTCAAAGCTACTTTGAGTGAGTCCCAACTCGCTCTTGTGATTAACTATCAAGGGTTATCGGTGGCTGAAATTACAGATTTACGGCGGCGATTGCGCCCAACCGGAACAGTCTGTAAAGTCACCAAAAACACGCTGATGGGCATCGCGATTAGCGGTCAGGATAACTGGCTAGCTATGGAAGAATTGCTCCAAGGTTCTTCAGCATTTTTGCTGGTAAAAGAAGATATCAGCGGTGCAATCAAGGCTTACCAGGACTTCCAAAAAGCCAGCAAGAAAACTGAATTGCGCGGTGGCGTAATGGAAGGTCGTCTGCTGAAAGAAGCAGATGTTAAGGCACTGGGAGACTTGCCATCTAAAGAGCAGCTTATGGCTCAAATTGCTGGAGCTATCAATGCATTGGCAACCAAAGTTGCTGTGGGGATCAACGAAGTTCCATCTTCGCTGGCGCGTGGTATTCAGGCGTATGCCGATAAAGATGGCTCGGCTGCGACCGAAACAGATGCTGCTGCTTAA
- the rplL gene encoding 50S ribosomal protein L7/L12: protein MSAATDQILEQLKSLTLLEASELVKQIEEAFGVSAAAPAGGMMMMAPGAGAAAPAEEVEEKTEFDVILEEVPADKKIAILKQVRELTGLGLKEAKDLVESAPKPVKEGIAKEAAEDAKKTLEAAGAKVTVK from the coding sequence ATGTCTGCTGCAACCGATCAAATTTTGGAACAACTCAAATCTTTAACTTTGCTAGAAGCATCTGAGTTAGTCAAGCAAATCGAAGAAGCTTTTGGCGTAAGTGCTGCTGCTCCTGCTGGAGGCATGATGATGATGGCTCCTGGTGCTGGCGCTGCTGCTCCTGCTGAGGAAGTCGAAGAGAAGACTGAATTCGACGTAATTCTAGAAGAAGTCCCCGCTGATAAGAAGATTGCCATCCTGAAGCAAGTGCGCGAACTAACAGGTCTAGGCTTGAAAGAAGCTAAAGACTTAGTAGAATCTGCACCCAAGCCAGTGAAGGAAGGCATTGCTAAAGAAGCGGCAGAAGATGCGAAGAAGACTCTAGAAGCTGCTGGCGCTAAGGTGACTGTTAAGTAA
- a CDS encoding mechanosensitive ion channel family protein, with amino-acid sequence MDITQIVQTASQTLTQVGLKLIGAIVFWIVGRWLINVAASLLSRSLKHQKVDKTILSYLVATVKVTLNIILVVAILGFFGIETTSFAALLAAAGVAIGAAWSGLLANFAAGAFLMILRPFKVGDFIAAGGVTGTVQEIGLFATTINTLDNVHTVVGNNKIFSDNIQNFSANTYRRVDLVAQLNHNTDHNAAIAMLKERLSRIPNVLSNPAPDVEILEFNLAGPVLAVRPYCNNADYWQVYFDTNRLIRDSFGEAGFSAPEQLYAIRNN; translated from the coding sequence ATGGACATAACGCAGATTGTGCAGACAGCTTCGCAAACACTAACTCAAGTAGGGTTGAAGCTCATTGGTGCAATTGTTTTCTGGATTGTTGGTCGATGGTTGATTAACGTTGCGGCTAGCCTTTTATCCCGCAGCCTCAAGCACCAAAAAGTTGATAAAACAATTTTGAGCTATCTAGTAGCTACGGTTAAAGTCACGCTAAATATTATTTTAGTCGTGGCAATTCTGGGCTTTTTTGGCATTGAAACCACCTCTTTTGCGGCTTTACTAGCGGCGGCTGGTGTGGCGATTGGTGCAGCTTGGAGCGGACTGTTAGCGAATTTTGCCGCAGGCGCGTTTCTCATGATTCTGCGACCCTTCAAGGTAGGTGACTTTATTGCTGCTGGCGGCGTGACGGGAACCGTGCAGGAAATTGGCTTGTTTGCCACTACAATCAACACTCTAGACAACGTACACACGGTTGTAGGCAACAACAAAATCTTTTCCGACAATATTCAAAACTTTTCGGCAAATACTTATCGTCGCGTCGATCTAGTGGCTCAACTCAACCACAACACAGATCATAATGCCGCGATCGCCATGTTAAAAGAACGGCTGAGTCGAATTCCCAACGTCCTCTCTAATCCTGCCCCAGATGTAGAAATCTTAGAATTTAATTTAGCGGGTCCCGTGTTAGCGGTACGTCCTTACTGCAACAATGCCGACTACTGGCAGGTTTATTTTGATACCAACCGCCTGATCCGCGACAGCTTTGGCGAAGCTGGATTTTCTGCCCCAGAACAACTTTACGCGATTCGGAATAATTAG
- a CDS encoding carotenoid oxygenase family protein: MQLHERATTVPPKSYQRHDWQRGYESLKQEYDYSIDEVEGEIPPELCGTLFRNGPGLLDINGQPVHHPFDGDGMISAIAFRDGRAHFRNRYIRTEAYVEEQKAGKILYRGVFGTQKAGGWLANAFDFKLKNIANTNVIYWGGKLLALWEAAEPHRLDPHNLETLGKDFLDGAIAEGDPFAAHPRLDPSCDMDGGEPCLVNFSLKVGLSTTVTIFELNPAGKVIRQHAHSIPGFAFIHDFAITPNYCILFQNPVAFNPIPFTLGLRGAAECIKFQPHQKTRIVLIPRHPKEAVQILETHAGFVFHHANAFEQDGEIVVDSICYESFPEVEPASDFKQVDFDALKPGQLWRFHLNLQDKTVSRELIEERCCEFPSIHKDKVGRPYRYLFMGAAHESTGNAPLQAILKIDLETGERQLWSAAPRGFISEPIFVPRPDSTLEDDGWVLSVVYDSTHHRSDVVILDGRDLNKGAIATLHLKHHIPYGLHGNFAPDCTTAS, translated from the coding sequence ATGCAACTTCACGAACGCGCCACCACAGTTCCCCCCAAGTCATACCAACGCCACGATTGGCAGCGAGGATATGAATCGCTCAAACAAGAATACGACTATTCAATTGATGAGGTCGAAGGGGAAATCCCTCCTGAACTGTGCGGGACACTATTCCGCAATGGTCCTGGCTTATTGGATATCAACGGACAACCAGTTCACCACCCCTTTGATGGCGATGGTATGATTAGCGCGATCGCATTTCGTGACGGTCGCGCCCACTTCCGCAATCGCTATATTCGTACAGAAGCGTATGTAGAAGAACAAAAAGCTGGAAAAATTCTGTATCGCGGTGTCTTTGGTACGCAAAAAGCTGGCGGTTGGTTGGCAAATGCCTTTGATTTCAAGCTAAAGAATATTGCCAATACTAATGTTATCTACTGGGGTGGCAAACTATTGGCACTGTGGGAAGCAGCCGAACCCCATCGCCTCGATCCTCACAATCTGGAAACCTTGGGAAAAGATTTTCTGGACGGCGCGATCGCAGAAGGCGATCCTTTTGCAGCACATCCTCGCCTCGATCCTAGTTGCGATATGGACGGCGGCGAACCTTGCTTGGTCAATTTCTCCCTCAAGGTTGGTTTATCAACTACAGTTACTATTTTTGAACTGAACCCCGCAGGGAAAGTTATTCGCCAGCACGCCCATAGTATTCCTGGGTTTGCCTTCATTCACGATTTCGCTATTACTCCTAACTACTGCATTCTTTTCCAAAACCCCGTTGCTTTTAACCCAATACCATTTACATTAGGGTTAAGAGGGGCAGCAGAGTGTATCAAGTTCCAACCTCACCAAAAAACGCGCATTGTCCTGATTCCGCGCCATCCTAAAGAAGCGGTTCAGATTTTGGAAACTCATGCTGGGTTTGTGTTTCACCACGCCAACGCTTTTGAACAAGATGGGGAAATTGTGGTTGATTCAATTTGCTACGAGTCTTTCCCCGAAGTAGAACCAGCCAGCGATTTCAAGCAAGTAGATTTTGATGCGCTCAAGCCTGGGCAATTGTGGCGCTTTCATCTCAACTTACAAGATAAAACAGTATCGCGAGAACTGATAGAGGAGAGATGTTGCGAATTTCCTAGCATCCACAAGGATAAAGTAGGTAGACCTTATCGCTATCTGTTTATGGGTGCGGCGCATGAATCGACCGGAAATGCACCTTTGCAAGCAATTCTCAAAATCGACTTAGAAACTGGAGAACGGCAACTTTGGAGTGCTGCGCCGCGTGGCTTTATCAGCGAACCGATTTTTGTCCCCCGTCCTGACTCGACGTTAGAAGATGATGGTTGGGTACTGAGTGTGGTTTATGATTCTACCCACCACCGTTCTGATGTGGTAATTTTGGATGGTCGGGATTTAAATAAAGGCGCGATCGCGACTTTACATCTCAAGCATCATATTCCCTACGGACTGCATGGTAACTTTGCCCCAGATTGCACGACCGCTAGTTAA